The following proteins are co-located in the Plasmodium brasilianum strain Bolivian I chromosome 11, whole genome shotgun sequence genome:
- a CDS encoding protein phosphatase has product MGSKGATNKINPPLQEYEGRFNILLKNNDIKNVSIPREKNRESIDIYFEKENNKIKEKKKKKIKNGRIKKYRNTNICYYSIRRNTIVLGHILNNIYKKIKKKKEKDENANMPSYCFISSPYYYHIQNGKTRTEMRKNSYTCDTLLSSTVSIKDEDKNSCSSEQEINCIYNMDKELCSCEKCTHKKKKIKKGETNEENSVHEKVFTYDDYNSVSPETFKEESVLTNCKYYDKYSSSNEASNNLKYVDTQADFNPGDDEKSTNYQGKKEKKKKGWKYRSYKPAQLAELTEININHYKEEIQNSGNTLLLDRSTIIHALINSVRSYSNFEYVVEGKKCYSCFISLRKKSKTSTFGKCISVDDYLHMTHNTVAMKNAFSFTYGFYSRQGKYHHNEDTSSHAQFSSSNILNEIKKLLTNIQEEEKKKKIKKKIIKFNLFKEIVNLFGISAICHYPLDENKVHYESSICSYTNNRSNQKDKLSSHALKGSYGDDIYKVYLKFPSPAYCLNGYESDHSNKDYDIICNYFFDEKQDNSDKNKNIKKVNYTNKRNERKIKRKKSDFTLKCELGGLSYIAEKSQLFMNNQEEEIYCTYRKNRHPIHQCNNYKFLCKICKKYEHINSERKFDLSYFKYLYDTPGKRKEEEKNIEISEGVSKSISEGVSKSISEGVSKSISEGVSKSISEGVSKSISEGVSKSISEGVSKSISESVCKNVRKNVRKNVSTNVSTNVNTNVNKTTDAYFRFQDSDESSCSDEFNFINYARRCPNEVAKKICPSVTGPTDKREDIINTDDYKNRNTNTTLFNFVDDEARENMNRSGERKIDVITIKNNIRKEKGNSKNDATQIDGKIVNRFALNNCLIKCKTCRHIHKYDNLSNDHLLKICKSYYNSEFPFFLNMLGEQIFNAHLSNCPMNKGYLRNIIISKDNMNEYLKRIKRRNIRGRFYLHSSTDVDCYENEIRFQVLREEMENEGNRENSKNERNRENSKNEEKKKHSKCTNLLCRNTPSTMIISSNEKRDKGLVNNERQSKLQQIKEYLNDRKRLVFEKYFSSIREAGIKEEHTLKKGKIIEHCENVTSNFDMHFFTICDGHGDTHASLFLIQNAHKIFYYLLINTFFSIHFSLKILSPLLDLLYYIACYGKNVNTYSGSCIINVLLRKNYIYVNNTGDSKCALVTFNLDKFEHKEKEQDEMGKGVQKKKQSRKGRGKKREKGSNHNISHSSVSSGTERAINTDYHCYDINLNSISYNELNSEHNCNNYSEYLRMYKAYYYNSLRKEHMKTKEQANVHIHTDTKIGMKVNSSVIYENACKEVCSSKEDECDDNFVQKKKIKKKSKGGNSKGTKNDEEKREKDNKKKDAKKNIKRNAKCNAKGKTRKHAELDNDLNEKIAKINDYILREDGKQVSIGNFSNELIKLNRLDGCLHPSRVIGDYDLKKKYYNNEIFILSNNSNIYKYNLNNVNFFNNIHYFYTHRNCTACNESHVLCSYGKINLIDNIILSSRTELLLQKKNKLKTLNQYYFPNHCPENLCDSSSLGSHGSANIYNGQHELVEAFMKIYKDDTFKNADIRNCVKNKTENIGIRLKEQFSPYIDIKSTTLNGNCFYKKDKKNFFHFLIIASDGVFEFINPLFILNILKNNKSVYKKIQKIYKIYNTYNNSVISHSKSNEEINSRMHKYMITKKECTKLAKDIVKCSVSSGNFDDSTCFCIFLFPTLFFTD; this is encoded by the exons ATGGGATCAAAGGGGGCgactaataaaataaacccCCCATTACAAGAATATGAAGGGagatttaatattttactaaaaaataatgacatAAAAAATGTGAGTATCCCtcgagaaaaaaatagagaaagcatcgatatatattttgagaaggaaaataataaaattaaagaaaaaaaaaaaaaaaaaattaaaaatggacgaataaaaaaatataggaatACAAATATTTGCTACTACTCAATTAGAAGAAATACAATAGTACTTGGACATATTcttaacaatatatataaaaagataaagaaaaaaaaagagaaagatgAAAATGCAAATATGCCCtcttattgttttatatctTCCCCGTATTATTACCATATCCAGAATGGTAAGACAAGAACTGAAATGAGAAAAAACTCTTATACATGTGATACATTATTGAGTAGTACTGTAAGTATCAAAgatgaagataaaaatagTTGTTCTAGTGAGCAAGAAATTAACTGCATATATAACATGGACAAAGAATTATGCAGTTGTGAAAAATGTAcacataaaaagaaaaaaataaaaaaaggcgAAACGAATGAGGAAAATAGTGTACACGAAAAAGTTTTTACATATGATGATTATAACTCCGTTTCTCCAGAAACATTCAAGGAAGAAAGCGTTTTAAcaaattgtaaatattatgaCAAGTATTCTTCTTCGAATGAAGCATCTAACAATTTGAAATATGTCGATACCCAAGCGGATTTCAATCCAGGTGACGATGAAAAGAGCACAAACTATcaagggaaaaaagaaaagaaaaaaaaagggtgGAAATATCGCTCATACAAACCTGCCCAACTAGCAGAATTAACcgaaataaacataaaccattataaagaagaaattcAAAATAGCGGAAATACTCTACTGCTAGACAGATCCACCATAATACATGCACTAATAAACAGTGTCAGAAGTTATTCAAATTTTGAATATGTAgtggaaggaaaaaaatgttatagcTGTTTCATCTCTTTAAGGaagaaaagtaaaacaagCACTTTTGGTAAATGCATATCGGTAGAtgattatttacatatg ACGCACAACACTGTAGCTATGAAGAACGCCTTTTCCTTTACCTATGGATTTTATAGCAGACAAGGAAAGTATCACCATAATGAAGACACAAGCTCACACGCTCAATTTAGCTCAAGTaacatattaaatgaaattaaaaaattacttacAAATATTcaggaagaagaaaaaaaaaaaaaaataaaaaaaaaaataataaaatttaatttgttcaaAGAAATAGTAAATCTGTTCGGAATTAGTGCGATTTGTCACTATCCTTTGGATGAAAACAAAGTTCACTATGAAAGTAGCATCTGTTCCTACACGAACAATAGAAGTAAtcaaaaagataaattatcATCACATGCTTTAAAAGGTTCTTATGGGGATGATATTTACaaagtatatttaaaattccCTTCGCCAGCATACTGCTTGAATGGATATGAATCGGACCACTCGAACAAGGATTATgatattatttgtaattatttttttgatgaaAAACAAGACAACagtgataaaaataaaaatattaaaaaggtaAATTATACTAACAAAAGGAACGAgcgaaaaattaaaagaaaaaaaagcgaCTTTACCTTAAAATGCGAATTAGGGGGGTTATCTTACATTGCAGAAAAATCGCAACTGTTTATGAACAATCAAGAAGAAGAAATTTATTGCACATACAGAAAAAATAGGCACCCTATACATCAGtgcaataattataaatttttatgtaaaatttgtaaaaaatatgaacacatAAACAGTGAAAGGAAATTTGATTTGAGCTACTTTAAATACCTTTACGATACGCCGGGAAAACgaaaagaggaagaaaaaaatattgaaataagTGAAGGGGTAAGTAAGAGTATAAGTGAAGGGGTAAGTAAGAGTATAAGTGAAGGGGTAAGTAAGAGTATAAGTGAAGGGGTAAGTAAGAGTATAAGTGAAGGGGTAAGTAAGAGTATAAGTGAAGGGGTAAGTAAGAGTATAAGTGAAGGGGTAAGTAAGAGTATAAGTGAAAGTGTATGTAAAAATGTGCGTAAAAATGTGCGTAAAAATGTAAGTACGAATGTAAGTACGAATGTAAATACAAATGTGAATAAAACAACAGATGCATATTTCCGTTTTCAGGACTCCGACGAGTCAAGCTGTTCAGACGAATTTAATTTCATAAACTACGCCAGGAGATGTCCAAATGAAGTCgctaaaaaaatttgccCTTCTGTTACCGGTCCAACTGATAAGCGGGAGGACATAATCAACACTGATGATTATAAAAATCGCAACACTAATACGACGTTGTTCAATTTTGTTGATGATGAGGCAAGggaaaatatgaacaggTCAGGTGAACGCAAAATTGACGTAATCaccattaaaaataatataagaaaagaaaaaggaaatagcAAAAATGACGCCACCCAAATAGATGGAAAAATAGTAAACAGATTTGCATTAAACAACTgtttaattaaatgtaaaacgTGTAGacatattcataaatatgatAACTTATCAAACgatcatttattaaaaatttgtaaaagtTACTACAATTCagaatttccattttttctgaACATGTTAGGTGAACAAATTTTTAACGCACATTTATCCAATTGCCCGATGAACAAGGGctatttaagaaatattataattagcAAAGATAACAtgaatgaatatttaaaaaggataaaaaggAGGAACATACGTGGGAGATTTTACTTGCACTCTTCTACCGATGTGGACTGttatgaaaatgaaataagGTTTCAAGTATTGAGGGAGGAGATGGAAAATGAGGGAAATAGAGAAAATTCGAAAAATGAGAGAAATAGGGAAAATTCGAAAAATGaggaaaagaagaaacaCTCGAAATGTACCAATTTACTATGTAGAAATACACCAAGCACAATGATCATTTcctcaaatgaaaaaagagataaagGTTTGGTCAATAACGAAAGGCAGAGTAAATTACAGCAAATAAAGGAATATTTGAATGATAGGAAAAGACttgtttttgaaaaatatttctcaAGCATTAGGGAAGCTGGTATAAAGGAAGAGCACACATTAAAAAAGGGTAAAATTATTGAACACTGTGAAAATGTAACAAGTAATTTCGATATGCATTTCTTTACCATATGCGATGGTCATGGTGATACCCATGcatctctttttttaatacagaatgctcataaaatattttactatcttttaattaataccttttttagtattcatttttctttaaagaTATTGAGCCCATTGCTCGATTTGTTATACTATATAGCGTGTTatggaaaaaatgtaaatacttATTCCGGTTCCTGTATTATTAATGTACtattaaggaaaaattatatatatgttaataacaCAGGAGATAGTAAATGTGCACTAGTAACATTTAACCTCGACAAATTTGAACATAAGGAAAAAGAGCAGGACGAAATGGGAAAAGGGGTACAGAAAAAGAAGCAAAGTAGAAAAGGTAGGGGAAAGAAGAGAGAGAAAGGGAGTAATCATAACATAAGTCACAGTAGTGTTAGCAGCGGCACTGAAAGAGCGATCAACACAGATTACCACTGCTATGATATCAACTTGAATTCTATTTCTTATAACGAGTTAAATTCTGAACACAACTGCAACAACTACTCGGAGTACTTGAGAATGTACAAAgcctattattataatagttTAAGAAAAGAGCATATGAAGACAAAGGAGCAGGCGAATGTTCATATTCATACTGATACAAAGATAGGGATGAAAGTCAATAGTAGTGTTATATACGAAAATGCGTGTAAGGAGGTTTGCAGTAGTAAGGAAGATGAATGCGACGATAATTttgtccaaaaaaaaaaaataaaaaaaaaaagtaaaggaGGTAACAGTAAGGGAACGAAAAATGATGaggaaaaaagggaaaaagacAACAAGAAGAAAGATgcgaagaaaaatataaaacgaAACGCAAAGTGCAATGCGAAAGGTAAAACAAGAAAACACGCCGAGCTAGACAACGAtttaaacgaaaaaattgcaaaaattaaCGACTACATTTTAAGAGAGGATGGAAAACAAGTAAGCATAGGAAATTTTTCcaatgaattaataaaacttAATAGGTTGGATGGCTGTTTACATCCGTCCAGGGTTATAGGTGATTATGATTTGAAGAAAAAGTATTACaacaatgaaatatttattttatcgaataattcaaatatatataagtataaccTGAACaacgttaatttttttaataacatacATTACTTTTACACACATAGGAATTGCACTGCATGTAATGAAAGTCATGTTTTATGTAGttatggaaaaattaatCTTATCGATAACATTATTCTTTCAAGTCGAACAGAACTccttttgcaaaaaaaaaataaattaaaaacattaaatcAGTATTACTTTCCTAACCATTGTCCCGAAAATTTGTGTGACAGTAGTTCTCTTGGAAGTCATGGCagtgcaaatatatataatggacAACACGAATTAGTTGAGgcatttatgaaaatttataaagacgatacttttaaaaatgctGATATTCGCAACTGTGTTAAGAACAAAACAGAAAATATAGGCATACGTTTGAAAGAACAATTTTCTCCTTATATTGATATTAAAAGTACTACACTAAATGGTAAttgtttttacaaaaaagataaaaagaattttttccattttttaataattgcATCCGATGGTGTTTTTGAGTTTATTAATcctcttttcattttaaacattttaaaaaataataaatcagtttataaaaaaattcaaaaaatttataaaatttataacacatataataatagtgttATTTCTCATTCAAAAAGTAATGAGGAGATCAACTCAAGGATGCACAAATACATGATCACAAAGAAGGAATGTACCAAATTAGCAAAAGATATAGTTAAATGCTCCGTAAGTAGCGGAAATTTTGATGATAGCACatgtttttgtatttttttatttcctacATTGTTTTTTACGgactaa
- a CDS encoding conserved oligomeric Golgi complex subunit 4 — MQTHTSSTDTSEENESDMDEDVNKLNEYIEKLDLLNNSCELQIKMNQQKEKENFVNNIDDINIYIRKHISFKKKLDDINKSFKKNCNYEAFSRIEKVYKTISHINSSYEYITLKIKLDEYIEHIENNIKTNYLNTISYLNHFLEIRKNIYRYNSSSFLYSKDENYSNSNSNSKSNSNSNSNSKSKSKSNRNSNRNGNCNNEYWKFRSPEERIIENDIVDFVNYKRALIFHNFLSKKSDEHSQAYIQIYNMDREKINLLTRYYCNVKSLIEGEINECIKKKDIKSIKTKINTYLSLFQHKESSWSDLRNNNSNVSSVNKPNDKKSEGREVSWIGKREDGTEQHNHISNKGYSDNTNSHARIEKKERENDDIEKRYERYSGNSNRNRYNESYDDSFSSSKSESEHSGMSIRHKEKKNANEYAEKRRRRRRRRGKKGQMEEMKEGEEVEEEEQEQEQTQRQVEGREAEEPMTCNVDECMLYFEEYLYICYITITVVEMEVENVLDLLNKKVMSKEDNMYIECIKSTYKCLFKYNVFFEKLVHDNVIYIIYNRKIELLFNKVINVMFNRFFTQVKLSIQNFDELKNYDKNIEILSLLCYNFLSIKKYLHHLSFDKFQKINSLYDIKNYINTNIFSQETGLYKNLPYINLIQDTICSYIDHEVLFSKHCIDKAYILTDDIMLSLIDEKNKKEITLEDHFNFDDIINNNNEFTSTFLEDAFYIFQKSMCRSINMNEINTICVLINNIMIVLSTTLKNYLKENIKTSKNIYSSYIHDINNLKNFSFSSLLKSIDSNNYLEDNHSYKTLIIAQNFVSSLTYISGDHPSGIGSGNNNSGINNSGINNSGINNSGINNSGINSGSNNNSLGNLSRANSSKGAINLHNANNSANINNMGSKNTTSNNASSTNHKSMNNRSNDNSSGNNGGGSSGFSAGVEKAKDVYDYVTREHLQNLFNPLSDKKNMEGQIINSKFSYPHCINNLDACYQYIQKYKMFISNYFMEKFIENNNENKKEVQNYLLMFNNALANYDNLLKDYEKINMENCKTLLNILKIHFISQLVIIENINFDITHEQYSYYQLNDPYIQNLINRIKLILYHISLYYNQSIFHISINLLAEKICKYIERIIRTKKFSIYGCVQIDNDIRNLMLFFTSLTNINIKKEFSKLFEICELLNVSDIQDFKDFYDENKNNLNTSEIEGIISLRNDVSEELLKSIKLYMNLKMK; from the exons ATGCAGACACATACATCGAGCACCGACACAAGCGAAGAAAATGAAAGTGATATGGATGAGGATGtgaacaaattaaatgaGTACATTGAAAAACTAGACTTGTTAAATAATAGTTGTGAAttgcaaataaaaatgaatcaacaaaaagagaaagaaaatttcgttaataatattgatgatataaatatatatattagaaaacaTATctcctttaaaaaaaaattagacgATATAAATAAGTCTTTTAAGAAAAACTGTAATTATGAAGCTTTTTCAAGAAtagaaaaagtatataaaacCATATCACATATAAATTCATCTTAcgaatatattacattaaaaataaaactagaTGAATATATTGAGCACATAGAAAACAACATAAAAACGAATTATCTTAACACCATTTCGTATTTGAACCACTTTTTAgagataagaaaaaatatatatagatataactCCTCTAGCTTTCTTTATTCAAAGGATGAGaattatagtaatagtaatagtaatagtaaaagtaatagtaacagtaacagtaacagtaaaagtaaaagtaaaagtaaTCGCAATAGTAATCGCAATGGTAATTGTAATAATGAGTATTGGAAATTTCGAAGTCCTGAGGAAAGAATTATTGAAAACGACATTGTTgattttgttaattataaaaggGCACTTATATTTCACAATTTTCTGAGCAAAAAAAGTGATGAACATTCTCAggcatatatacaaatttataaCATGGACAGGGAGAAAATTAACCTATTAACCAG ATACTACTGCAACGTGAAGAGTCTCATCGAGGGAGAAATTAACGAGTGCATCAAGAAGAAAGacataaaaagtattaagACAAAAATTAACACATACCTTAGTCTTTTCCAGCATAAGGAAAGCAGTTGGTCTGATTTAAGAAATAACAATAGCAATGTGAGCAGTGTGAATAAGCCCAATGATAAGAAAAGTGAGGGGAGGGAAGTAAGTTGGATCGGTAAGAGAGAGGATGGTACGGAACAGCATAACCATATTAGCAATAAGGGTTACTCAGATAACACAAACAGCCATGCACGcatagaaaaaaaggaacgcGAAAATGACGACATAGAAAAAAGGTACGAACGATACAgtggtaatagtaatagGAACAGGTATAACGAAAGTTATGATGACAGCTTTTCTTCGAGCAAGTCCGAGAGCGAACACAGCGGAATGTCGATCAGGCataaggagaaaaaaaatgccaATGAATATGcggaaaaaagaagaagaagaagaagaagaagagggAAAAAAGGACAAATGGAAGAAATGAAAGAAGGGGAAGAAGTGGAAGAGGAGGAACAGGAACAGGAGCAGACGCAGCGGCAAGTAGAAGGAAGGGAGGCGGAGGAACCAATGACATGCAACGTGGATGAGTGCATGCTGTATTTTGAGGAGTACctgtatatatgttacatAACAATCACAGTAGTCGAAATGGAAGTGGAAAACGTTTTggatttattaaataagaaagTCATGAGTAAGGAAGATAACATGTACATCGAGTGCATAAAGAGTACATACAAGTGTTTATTCAAATACAACGTCTTTTTTGAAAAGTTAGTTCAtgataatgttatatatataatatataatagaaaaatagaaCTGCTATTCAATAAGGTAATAAATGTAATGTTTAATCGGTTTTTTACTCAAGTAAAATTATCaatacaaaattttgatGAGTTAAagaattatgataaaaatattgaaatattgTCGTTGttatgttataattttcttagtataaaaaagtatttacACCATTTATCATTTgataaatttcaaaaaataaattctctgtatgatattaaaaattatataaatacgaaTATATTTTCACAAGAAACGGGGTTGTATAAAAACTTGCCATATATAAACTTGATACAAGACACTATTTGTTCGTACATAGATCATGAAGTTTTGTTTTCTAAACATTGTATAGATAaggcatatatattaacagaTGATATTATGTTATCACTAAtagatgaaaaaaacaaaaaagagataACACTAGAAGaccattttaattttgatgatataataaataataataatgaatttaCTTCTACCTTTCTAGAGGatgcattttatatttttcaaaaatcgATGTGTAGGAGTATTAATATGAATGAAATTAATACAATATgtgttttaataaataatattatgattGTATTGTCAACTACTCTTAAGAATTACTTAAAGGAGAACATAAAAAccagtaaaaatatttattcatctTATATTcatgatataaataatctgaaaaatttttcattttccagTTTGTTGAAAAGTATTGATAGCAATAATTATTTAGAAGACAATCACAGTTACAAAACCTTGATTATAGCTCAAAACTTCGTCAGCTCGCTGACTTACATCAGCGGCGATCATCCAAGCGGCATTGGTAGtggcaataataatagcggTATAAATAATAGCGGCATAAATAATAGCGGCATAAATAATAGCGGCATAAATAATAGCGGCATAAATAGCggtagtaataacaattcCTTGGGAAACTTGAGCAGAGCCAACTCTTCCAAGGGCGCGATAAACCTCCATAATGCTAATAATAGTGCCAACATTAACAACATGGGTAGTAAGAACACTACAAGCAATAACGCTAGCAGTACTAACCATAAAAGTATGAACAATAGAAGCAATGATAACAGTAGTGGTAATAATGGCGGTGGTAGTAGCGGTTTTTCCGCAGGGGTAGAAAAGGCAAAGGACGTTTACGACTACGTAACACGTGAGCACCTTCAGAACTTGTTTAACCCCTTAtcggataaaaaaaatatggaaggTCAAATAATCAACTCCAAATTTAGTTATCCGCATTGCATAAATAATTTGGATGCATGCTAtcaatatattcaaaaatacaaaatgttTATcagtaattattttatggaaaaatttattgaaaataataatgaaaacaaaaaagaagtgCAGAATTATTTACTTATGTTTAACAATGCTTTGGCAAATTATGATAATCTCTTAAAGGATTatgaaaagataaatatggaaaattgtaaaacgttattaaatattttaaaaatacatttcatAAGTCAACTAGTGATAATTGAAAACATCAATTTTGATATAACACATGAACAATATTCTTATTATCAGTTGAATGACCCATATATACagaatttaattaatagaataaaattaatctTGTATCACATATCGTTGTATTACAATCAGAGCATTTTCCACATTTCTATTAACTTGCTGGCAGAGAAG ATATGCAAGTACATTGAACGGATCATTCGAACGAAGAAATTCAGTATATACGGATGCGTGCAGATAGACAACGATATAAGAAATTTAATGCTATTTTTTACATCCCTAACaaacattaatattaaaaaggaattttCCAAACTTTTTGAAATATGCGAGTTGTTGAACGTCAGTGACATACAAGACTTTAAGGATTtttatgatgaaaataaaaataacttgAATACAAGTGAAATTGAAGGTATCATATCGCTCAGAAATGACGTATCTGAAGAGCTGTTAAAATCGATTAAATTGTACATGAATTTGAAAATGAAATAG
- a CDS encoding THO complex subunit 4 has translation MLKRLEKFRMLEKLRKLERFRRLEKLRKLERFRMLEKLRKLEKLRKLERFRKLKKQKRFKRMREFKRYNHDERHHRKHYNRSYGKYNNSNRNDENKTNSHYNRINKNNGRGPYNNYDERIAGNERNSQVRVMISNLDYTISKNDLVELFSNVCKVVNAWINYDHTDRSDGTAVCIFENISDAQKAIDKYDGSEIEGLSMKMEIMHRRNYGYRKKYKSRCPW, from the exons atgtTGAAAAGATTGGAAAAGTTCAGAATGTTGGAAAAGTTAAGAAAGTTGGAAAGGTTCAGAAGGTTGGAAAAGTTAAGAAAGTTGGAAAGGTTCAGAATGTTGGAAAAGTTAAGAAAGTTGGAAAAGTTAAGAAAGCTGGAAAGGTTCAGAAAGttgaaaaaacagaaaaggTTCAAAAG AATGAGGGAGTTCAAAAGATACAATCATG ACGAACGTCATCACAGAAAACATTACAATAGGTCATATGGAAAATACAATAATTCCAAT aGGAACGATGAGAATAAAACGAATAGTCATTACAACcgaataaacaaaaacaatGGAAGAGGACCATacaat AATTACGATGAAAGAATAGCAGGCAACGAACGGAACAGCCAAGTAAGAGTAATGATATCGAACTTGGACTATACTATTTCAAAGAACGATTTAGTG GAATTATTTAGCAACGTGTGCAAGGTTGTAAATGCTTGGATAAATTATGACCATACCGATAGATCAGAT gGAACAGCGGTGTGTATTTTTGAGAATATAAGCGACGCACAAAAGGCAATAGATAAATATGACG GTTCAGAAATTGAGGGACTGTCCatgaaaatggaaataatgcATAGAAGAAATTATGgctatagaaaaaaatataaaagcagGTGTCCCTGGTAG